In one window of Palaemon carinicauda isolate YSFRI2023 chromosome 2, ASM3689809v2, whole genome shotgun sequence DNA:
- the LOC137617497 gene encoding zinc finger MYM-type protein 1-like yields the protein MDELCSANFVSGDVRSVKAASKARYRKDFALAASHRIVDGVLQSLKELRNDEKFQEIFTYVKERAESMATDHPSEIPGQGRRRKRPERYKYSATSATEDQQYQSLDEYYRMRVSYVFLDTISQELQRRFKSGDNTTWGILNAFYCRTVQDNWKEPVNEEAFKSLKRLCQFYELKEVDKLRLELKIFYSLFPCLPQNTAATMLILMKENNIQEILPLMLELLTTLPVTTTTVERIFKLKLVKTKLLTLPSEERLSNPLLLAVEKDITINNSEVISIFKEMAHRRVL from the exons ATGGACGAGCTTTGCTCGGCGAACTTTGTTTCAGGTGACGTCAGAAGTGTAAAAGCAGCGAGCAAAGCTCGGTATAGG aaagactttgctttggctgCCTCGCACAGAATTGTGGATGGAGTGCTACAAAGTttgaaagaattaagaaatgatgagaagtttcaggagatttttacaTATGTTAAAGAAAGAGCTGAATCCATGGCCACCGACCACCCCTCTGAgattcctggacaaggcagaagaagaaaaaggcctgaaagatacaagtatagtgctacatctgctactgaggaccagcaatatcaatccttggatgagtatTACCGTATGAGAGTATCttatgtgtttttagatacaatatcacaagagctacaaagaagatttaaaagtggagacaacacaacatggggtatcctaaatgcctttTATTGTAggacagtccaagataactggaaagaacctgtgaatgaagaggcattcaagTCATTAAAAAGattatgccagttttatgagtTAAAAGAGGTAGACAAGTTAcggttggaattaaagatcttctattccttatttccttgcctgccacagaacactgcagctacaatgctcatcctgatgaaagaaaacaatatccaggaaatattgccacttatgcttgaactcttaacaaCTCTACCCGTCACAACTACAACAGTGGAAAGGATCTTCAAACtcaagctggtgaagacaaagctactCACCCTGCCCAGTGAGGAGAGATTATCTAATCCTTTGTTGCTagcagttgaaaaggatatcacaatcaacaacagtgaagttatcagcatattcaaagaaatggcacacagaagggttctctga